The proteins below come from a single Candidatus Omnitrophota bacterium genomic window:
- a CDS encoding aldolase/citrate lyase family protein, with product MYGLENKLFEQLEKLKQQYGLKGIKAEFEAEGSSFRDAVKLRRLTSRIGVKLFLKIGGVEAVTDIKNSVDIGVDGLIAPMVESKFGVRKFVQASKNIYKKTKLQLILNIETKSAVNQIDEILGYAKDKIDGITIGRTDLSESYFDENIHPDTNFILNILENVGRKIKHYNLQACIGGGISARSLEIFRKHKKILRLFDKIETRKVILPAQIILNNPNALRAALKFEELYILSKKEINDLFIEAEIARLTQLERRL from the coding sequence ATGTACGGACTGGAGAATAAATTATTTGAGCAGCTGGAAAAATTAAAACAACAATACGGCCTTAAGGGAATTAAAGCGGAATTTGAAGCAGAAGGATCTTCATTCAGGGATGCGGTGAAGTTAAGGAGATTGACATCGAGGATAGGGGTTAAATTATTCTTGAAAATCGGCGGAGTGGAGGCGGTAACCGATATAAAAAATTCAGTGGATATCGGGGTAGATGGTTTGATCGCGCCTATGGTAGAAAGCAAATTCGGGGTCAGGAAATTTGTCCAGGCATCTAAAAATATTTATAAAAAGACAAAGCTGCAGCTAATTTTAAATATAGAAACAAAAAGCGCCGTAAACCAAATTGATGAGATATTGGGATACGCAAAGGATAAGATTGACGGTATTACGATAGGCCGGACTGATTTAAGCGAGTCTTATTTTGATGAAAATATTCATCCCGATACTAATTTTATTCTTAATATTTTAGAAAATGTCGGACGTAAGATCAAACATTATAATTTACAGGCATGCATCGGAGGTGGTATCAGCGCAAGGAGCCTGGAGATATTTAGGAAGCATAAGAAGATCCTTAGATTATTCGATAAGATCGAAACGAGAAAAGTAATTTTACCCGCGCAGATAATACTGAATAATCCCAATGCCTTAAGGGCGGCCTTAAAATTTGAAGAGTTATATATACTCTCGAAAAAAGAGATAAATGATCTGTTTATAGAAGCAGAAATAGCCAGGCTTACGCAGTTGGAAAGGAGATTGTGA
- a CDS encoding histidinol-phosphate transaminase, which translates to MIKTKLHLARLYRAKLEEGRKGLLHLDMNEGIPGLPDTFLKKIFSGVDPGSLSTYPEYKLLQKKVAEHSNLKPGNICLTNGSDAAIKYIFDAYVSKGDRVLLTNPTFAMYPVYCQMFEAKPVILDYKNDMSFPVKEFMNVLSRDIRLAVVVNPNNPTGSVLEKGDLIEIIKKAANNDVLIVVDEAYFYFYPHSVIEKVKIYPNLIVLRTFSKLLGMAALRLGYAAASNKIIEYLRKVKPTFDVNGLAVLVGQKLLDNPAVINDLIKDAHEGKQYLAQKLDIEAIEYLRGHANFILIKCGKRVDEIINSLAKDGILVNGRFRQGFLNDYIRVTIGNKAYMQRFWQTFIKIWRR; encoded by the coding sequence ATGATAAAAACTAAGCTTCATCTGGCGCGGCTATATAGGGCTAAATTAGAAGAAGGACGCAAGGGACTTTTGCATTTAGATATGAACGAGGGAATTCCGGGTCTGCCGGATACTTTTTTAAAAAAGATTTTTTCCGGCGTTGATCCTGGGTCTCTATCTACTTATCCTGAATACAAGCTGCTGCAAAAGAAGGTAGCCGAACATAGTAACCTTAAACCGGGAAATATCTGTTTGACAAATGGCTCAGACGCAGCCATAAAATATATCTTTGATGCATACGTATCGAAGGGGGACAGGGTTTTACTAACCAATCCTACCTTTGCCATGTATCCGGTATATTGTCAGATGTTTGAAGCTAAACCCGTAATATTAGATTATAAGAACGATATGTCTTTCCCCGTTAAAGAATTCATGAATGTGCTTTCCAGGGACATACGCCTTGCGGTAGTGGTAAACCCTAATAATCCTACGGGAAGCGTTTTAGAAAAAGGGGATTTAATTGAAATTATCAAAAAAGCAGCAAATAATGATGTGCTTATAGTGGTGGATGAGGCATATTTTTATTTTTATCCTCATTCCGTAATAGAAAAGGTAAAAATTTATCCCAATCTTATTGTGCTGAGGACATTCTCTAAGCTACTGGGTATGGCTGCGCTAAGATTAGGTTATGCCGCGGCATCAAACAAAATAATAGAGTATTTAAGAAAAGTAAAGCCCACTTTTGACGTAAATGGATTAGCGGTATTAGTTGGCCAAAAGCTGCTGGATAACCCCGCCGTTATTAACGATTTAATTAAAGATGCGCATGAGGGTAAACAATATCTAGCACAAAAACTCGACATAGAGGCAATAGAATACCTCCGGGGGCATGCGAACTTTATATTGATTAAGTGCGGGAAGCGGGTAGATGAGATTATAAATAGTCTGGCAAAGGACGGTATCCTGGTAAACGGCAGATTTAGACAGGGTTTTTTAAATGACTATATTCGGGTCACCATCGGCAATAAAGCATATATGCAACGATTTTGGCAAACATTTATTAAAATCTGGAGAAGATAA